The nucleotide sequence GGGGAAATAAGTCTTTTTTCCATTAAGAATGATGTGAAATTGGTGTAGTGATACTTGCCAAGACTCTTGATTGTTCTGGATTAAATCTCTTAAAGAAGAGTGTTCGATAATGGTTATATTATCTCTATCGATTACGGGTTCGTTTTTCTCAACCTTTTCACCATTTTTTAATACAGTGACAGGTATTTGAATCAGTTTATCATTAATATATATAGTTTTCGGGCATGAATAATCAACTAAGTCGCTAATCGTAATGCTAGCTGAAAGTCCATCTTTTCCTGTTTTAATCGTTAATTCATCATTATTTGAAATCGGCGTATCGAATGAGCAAGGTTCCCCATTAATTAAAATAAGGGGTGCTTCACCATATTGGCCAGGGATGGTTACCGTTTGATCATTTATTTGTATCATCATAGCCATCCCTGGTTTACCATATAATTTGGAAATTTTTAAGCCCGTGGCTAATAGACAATCTCCTACCGTCAGCGTTTTAACTTCAAATAAACGAACCGGTTGACTATTCACATAGGCTGTTACATATTGAACAGGTGCCTTCTTTGCTGCAATGGCAATACCAATCGGTGTAACGAGCTCAGGTCCGTATTTTTCTTCAGTATTGAATTCAATGTGTTCAATGGCACTGATTCCTCTAAGAGCAACACGATTTTCTGGAAGATTAAGCGCAGTTGCTAAATAGCTTGCTAACTCAGGCGTTTGACTACCTCCTCCAACGAGCATAACGGCTTTAGGGGGCCGACCTTGATTTAATTGGGTAATTTCCGTTGCAATGGTGTGGGCTAAATGGTGTATGGAGTTTGATATTTGTGCTATTAACTCATTTCTTGATATTTTTGAGGAATAGCCTAAAATATCGGTATACTCAATCGAGTCATTTTCTGAAACGGATCGCTTCGTTATTTCGGCAGAAGGAAAATCTAGTAAAAGGGCATCACTAATTGCCTCTGTAATTTCATCCCCAGCTGTTGGGACCATTCCGTAGGCTGTAATGGTTCCCCCTTCCGTTATAGCAATATCAGACGTACCTGCTCCAATATCAATGAGAGCTACATTTAAGCGTCTCATCGAAGGTGGTATTAACACATTGATAGCCGCAATTGGTTCAAGAGTTAAAGCTTCCATTTCTAAGTTTGAACGTTTGAGGGCAGAAAGCAATGATTCAACGACAATTTTTGGTAAAAAAGTGGCAATAATTTTGACCGTAGCGGTATGACCTTGTTGATCAACAAGGCTGCCAATTTCTTCATCATCTAATTTAAAATGAAGAACAGAATAACCAACGCAATAGTAGTGAATACTATTTTCTGCCTGTTGTTTTTCAGCAGCAAGTGCTTGAGCCTGTTGAACTGCACTTAGTTCTAAATGGAGAATGTCATCTTGCGTCATTAAAGGTTTTCCATGTATATCAATGGATGATTGAGCCAATTGGGTTTTTAATGCACGACCAGCAGCAGCTACGCATACTTTTGTAAGAGGCCCATGTCTTTTTTCCAATTGTTGTTTCACTTTTATAATGGTTTCACTTACTGCTAAAACATCATGTATTTGGCCATCTACCATTGCGCGTTCTTTATGTTCAATAGAAAGTACTTCAACAATCTTGAAAAAGTTATCTTTTTCTTCTAAAATAATCCCAACTACCGACCTCGTCCCTATGTCTAACGCAAAGATCTTTTTCTCTGTTTGCATGTTGTCCCCCACTTTTATAATTAGTAATTTACTTTAACGCTTAAAAGCGTTTAATAATTAAAGAATTTTTCGTGACATTTGATTATATATGAATTATAATGTTTTTTATCATCTATTTTAAAAGTATCATAAATTGTCGGATTGAAAAATATCATATCCGGTTATATCATGTGATAATAAGTATAGTGTTGTTTTTTCAGTTAATGTGTAAATGAATTTGGAAAGGGTGCTTAAAGTGAGCAATCAAGAATTAGATCAACTTAGAAAACAAGTCGATGAAATGAACTTAAAACTATTGGAGCTTATAAATGAAAGAGCGACAATTGTCCAAGAAATCGGGAAAGCTAAAGAAAAACAAGGGATGAATCGATATGATCCTGTTAGAGAAAGAGGTATGTTAGACCTTATTACCGATCATAATGATGGACCATTTGAAAATTCAACTATTGAACATATTTTCAAGGAGATTTTTAAAGCTGGATTAGAATTACAACAAGACGATCATCGTAAAGCATTACTTGTATCTAGAAAGAAGAAGCCAGAAGACACGATTGTTGATATTAAAGGAGACAAAATTGGTGATGGACAGCCACACTTCATTTTCGGTCCATGTGCAGTTGAATCCTACGAACAAGTTAAAATTGTCGCAGAGGCCGTCAAGTCAAAAGGATTAAAATTACTTCGCGGTGGTGCGTTTAAACCACGTACTTCTCCATATGATTTCCAAGGACTAGGCTTAGATGGTTTAAAAATTTTAAAACAAGTGGCAGACGAATATGATTTAGCAGTAGTTAGTGAAATTGTTAATCCGGCTGATATTGAGAAAGCAATTGATTACATTGATGTCATTCAGATTGGTGCTCGAAATATGCAAAACTTCGAGTTGTTGAAAACTGCAGGAGCTGTGAATAAACCAGTATTACTTAAGAGAGGTTTAGCAGCAACAATTAGTGAATTCATTAATGCTGCTGAGTATATTATTTCACAAGGAAATGAAAACATTATTCTTTGTGAACGAGGCATAAGAACATATGAGAGAGCAACACGTAATACCCTTGATATTTCAGCAGTTCCAATCTTAAAACAAGAGACACATTTACCAGTTTTTGTTGATGTTACTCATTCAACAGGTCGTAGAGATTTATTACTACCAACAGCGAAAGCCGCAATTGCAATCGGGGCTGACGGGGTAATGGCAGAAGTACATCCAGACCCTGCTGTAGCACTTTCAGATTCAGCACAGCAAATGAACTTAGATCAATTTGACCAGTTCTATTCTGAACTGCAAAAAGGGATTTCAATTCGCTCATAAAAGCTCCTTAATGGAGCTTTTTTTGATGCAACAATTTATGTGTATATGACGATTTACACTTCCTACAATGTACCTCAATTAGACTTTTCTAGTTGATTATGTGAAAAATATATCAAAATAGGGTGATATTCATTGAAGTTCTAGGAACACTATCGTATTATAAAAAGCATTAAATGAAATTATACGTAGCGGAATGCTATTTTTGATATAGTGTAAAATACATACTAAGGATATAAAAGGAGTGTTCTTTAAAATGAATGTAACCATATATGATGTAGCTCGTGAAGCGAACGTATCCATGGCTACTGTTTCACGTGTAGTCAATGGAAACCCAAATGTTAAACCAGCAACTAGAAAGAAAGTATTGGAAGTAATTGAGCGGCTTGGCTACCGTCCAAATGCTGTAGCACGTGGGCTAGCAAGTAAAAAAACAACGACTGTCGGTGTAATTATTCCCGATATTTCCAATA is from Bacillus spongiae and encodes:
- a CDS encoding cell division protein FtsA, translating into MQTEKKIFALDIGTRSVVGIILEEKDNFFKIVEVLSIEHKERAMVDGQIHDVLAVSETIIKVKQQLEKRHGPLTKVCVAAAGRALKTQLAQSSIDIHGKPLMTQDDILHLELSAVQQAQALAAEKQQAENSIHYYCVGYSVLHFKLDDEEIGSLVDQQGHTATVKIIATFLPKIVVESLLSALKRSNLEMEALTLEPIAAINVLIPPSMRRLNVALIDIGAGTSDIAITEGGTITAYGMVPTAGDEITEAISDALLLDFPSAEITKRSVSENDSIEYTDILGYSSKISRNELIAQISNSIHHLAHTIATEITQLNQGRPPKAVMLVGGGSQTPELASYLATALNLPENRVALRGISAIEHIEFNTEEKYGPELVTPIGIAIAAKKAPVQYVTAYVNSQPVRLFEVKTLTVGDCLLATGLKISKLYGKPGMAMMIQINDQTVTIPGQYGEAPLILINGEPCSFDTPISNNDELTIKTGKDGLSASITISDLVDYSCPKTIYINDKLIQIPVTVLKNGEKVEKNEPVIDRDNITIIEHSSLRDLIQNNQESWQVSLHQFHIILNGKKTYFPIFSSKVMANGQEVKSSYIPSEGDKINFISPKEVTWKDICEKKYLPRDQHIVITFNGQEVKLSKKQIVAYRNGEELEDHSIICSGDSISYKTLENSNFIFQDLFRHIEVNMPKNAGGNFHLLKNGEATTFYNQIQAGDALEIHWPDAIH
- a CDS encoding bifunctional 3-deoxy-7-phosphoheptulonate synthase/chorismate mutase, with product MSNQELDQLRKQVDEMNLKLLELINERATIVQEIGKAKEKQGMNRYDPVRERGMLDLITDHNDGPFENSTIEHIFKEIFKAGLELQQDDHRKALLVSRKKKPEDTIVDIKGDKIGDGQPHFIFGPCAVESYEQVKIVAEAVKSKGLKLLRGGAFKPRTSPYDFQGLGLDGLKILKQVADEYDLAVVSEIVNPADIEKAIDYIDVIQIGARNMQNFELLKTAGAVNKPVLLKRGLAATISEFINAAEYIISQGNENIILCERGIRTYERATRNTLDISAVPILKQETHLPVFVDVTHSTGRRDLLLPTAKAAIAIGADGVMAEVHPDPAVALSDSAQQMNLDQFDQFYSELQKGISIRS